In Allomuricauda ruestringensis DSM 13258, the following proteins share a genomic window:
- a CDS encoding gluconate 2-dehydrogenase subunit 3 family protein, whose product MDRRKSLKSIVLGSVAGGLAIHGCKPATEGTELTEAPKITYPGRVPQETELIDELQDEQFLNPHEVETLTILCDLILPPSEDYKGASDADVVGFIEFMSKDEETLQPDIRGGIMWLDHKGNTEYGAEFKKATEEQQRAILDEIAYYDPEVPSNERPFEVNFFSLVRNLTMTGFYTSKIGIEEIGYKGNQPNVWDGVPDDVLEQHGVSYDEEWLAKCVDQSKRGIIAEWDEDGNLLT is encoded by the coding sequence ATGGACAGAAGAAAGAGTTTAAAATCGATAGTACTGGGCTCCGTGGCCGGTGGACTGGCCATACACGGATGCAAACCCGCTACGGAAGGGACAGAACTGACGGAAGCACCAAAGATCACCTACCCGGGAAGAGTGCCGCAGGAGACCGAACTGATCGACGAACTACAGGACGAACAGTTTCTGAATCCCCATGAAGTGGAAACGCTTACCATATTGTGCGACCTTATCCTGCCCCCATCGGAGGATTACAAAGGAGCATCGGATGCCGATGTGGTCGGCTTTATCGAGTTTATGTCCAAGGATGAGGAGACCTTACAGCCCGACATCCGCGGGGGGATCATGTGGTTGGACCACAAGGGCAACACGGAGTACGGAGCGGAGTTCAAAAAGGCGACCGAAGAACAGCAAAGGGCCATACTGGACGAAATCGCCTATTACGACCCGGAAGTCCCAAGCAACGAGCGCCCCTTTGAGGTGAACTTCTTCTCGTTGGTCAGGAACCTGACGATGACGGGCTTCTATACGAGTAAGATTGGGATAGAGGAGATCGGTTATAAAGGCAATCAGCCCAATGTATGGGACGGTGTTCCGGACGATGTACTGGAACAGCACGGGGTATCGTACGACGAGGAATGGCTCGCCAAATGTGTGGACCAGAGCAAGCGTGGCATCATCGCAGAATGGGACGAGGATGGAAACCTCTTAACGTAA